In Vigna radiata var. radiata cultivar VC1973A chromosome 3, Vradiata_ver6, whole genome shotgun sequence, the following proteins share a genomic window:
- the LOC106757564 gene encoding uncharacterized protein LOC106757564, translating to MISAGGRDAIKGLGLGLGLGLGAGRREMVESELEEGEACSFQNHEDYDATVDPDVALSYIDEKIQDVLGHFQKDFEGGLSAESLGAKYGGYGSFLPTYQRSPVWSHPRTPQKNHSQNTPKSPNNLLPEGGQGDAVQCSTGTQSSRLGPGSGNSLRMAANKGLYLEDGTHQEKYSITTNVDTSTSKHESLNKKFASTSDQKPLKVRIKMGPDNLSTRKNAAIYSEIGLDVSPSSSLDDSPSESEGISRDPHETPFESPTIILQIMTDLPQLLSPLSESIIELTIKEMRAKDSIPGLVHMDDAESFDMSLNESNNVKVDRKLSRGNGRKMKSLEGCESSMEVKGSTKKNGRIDAGVLSRKEQSTDASTMEELVSNTMKLPLLSSSYSFSDDLVRADDEPCDSLKETHKVMVREKTFSGQGQKEGLEPTSTEVNGFSERTKGSSRRKVVGDKVPFDDYIVKENSQGDNNCHSIMAESNVSKVRTASNTEEPPKKANQRGSLSEQDSMAIPVVTEHPVQVGKKKAKGSHDTVVMEREKEKIGSSSAPKTKRSSDDSSASKNENEDVRAQKSLGKTRDTYRDFFGELEDEEDRIDSLETPFEEKPKEPEVAERSAPTTSSGAKERPGAKKADKLLTAEIYPKSATNIWCTGNANGTDAESGKGIPVMIPPVEMEDNWVQCDRCHKWRLLPVGTNPDNLPEKWLCSMLNWLPDMNRCSFSEDETTKALIALYQGPPFDGQSNLQNVSGSVMVGGAMPTSQNPNQYQLNNDVHVAPGGKKKFVKEIPNSTNKENFSQSSYPMKKNFTSAVKSRSLNDVNKSPVMSEADVPSEKHKNKHRTQEHSSDRGDTKNMKVKSRRDHDQDFPRPSKKSKTDKAHSTNEEWVEQSGTTRKVGVQSSNSTFPTTSVGKDRPRQKSHSSSRDSKSRKDRIPVSAENTRDKGQGSLDEGSLDLGNCDSIGSVKKRKLKGYQDAITYSPGNPRIQESKTSEHDFSDSRKEKKAKSSKSGGKESSTSKGSGRTDKKVSHAKNQKFRQNPESSLSQRSLDGMDCSKRDLGSLQVSVAATSSSSKVSGSHKTKASFQEVKGSPVESVSSSPIRVLNPDKLSNKEIIGKDDSRDVAALDSPRRCSNRDDDGGSDRSGTARKDKSFTIANRPDFQDKGVNFSDTKLKAETTSYCTNGGVDTIVPDGTYAGKEHIKHPGEDKTDVYHANMSHTRKNGIESGLEDNNDGCKSESHADKVKNASSSSQLKNQSPLGETKHKDGKNKLQEKFGIKPDQSENIHGVKKDYAEKIEARKKENHLNRGHDFQDVSVDVLCKQDAFHAPPQTQLPDSDRSTKRSLLERTGDQEVHGKGKLLSSLPSEGSQVETSGRCPRPVGLHKGNGDVEVDPSKVDDVSKLPKRQSKKTDHQNGNQQTGSRNPVLNGHRSKELDAPSPVRRDSYSHAANNAVKEAKDLKHLADRLKHSGSTGESTSLYFQAALKFLHGASLLESGNSDNSKHSEMIQSKQMYSSTAKLCEFCAHEYEKSKDMASAALAYKCMEVAYMRVVYSSHTSASRDRHELHNTLQMIPLGESPSSSASDVDNVNNSTAAEKVVTISKSVNSPQVAGNHVVAARHRPNFVRLLGFAQDVTFAMEASRKSRNAFAAANSSLGVGKNAEGISSIKKALDFSFQDVEGLLRLVRVAVEAINR from the exons GGTGGGCAGGGTGACGCTGTACAATGTTCCACTGGAACTCAGTCATCAAGACTTGGCCCAGGTTCTGGTAACTCTTTGAGGATGGCTGCAAACAAGGGTCTCTATCTGGAAGATGGAACCCATCAAGAAAAGTACTCGATAACCACTAATGTTGATACATCCACTTCTAAGCATGAGTCTCTAAACAAGAAATTTGCTAGCACATCGGACCAGAAGCCACTGAAGGTTCGAATCAAAATGGGTCCAGATAATTTATCAACACGGAAAAATGCTGCGATATACAGTGAAATTGGTCTGGATGtgtcaccatcatcatcactgGATGACAGTCCCTCAGAAAGTGAGGGGATTTCTCGTGATCCTCATGAAACTCCTTTTGAATCTCCAACCATTATCCTTCAG ATTATGACCGACCTCCCTCAGCTATTGTCACCACTTTCTGAAAGTATCATTGAATTAACCATAAAGGAAATGCGTGCCAAAGATAGCATTCCTGGTCTTGTTCATATGGATGATGCAGAAAGTTTTGACATGTCACTAAATGAATCTAATAATGTGAAAGTAGATAGAAAATTGTCACGGGGAAATGGTAGGAAAATGAAATCTCTGGAGGGTTGTGAATCCTCAATGGAAGTCAAGGGTTCTACAAAGAAGAATGGTCGGATTGATGCTGGAGTGTTGTCAAGAAAGGAACAAAGTACAGATGCATCAACTATGGAGGAGCTAGTTTCAAATACTATGAAGCTTCCACTTTTATCCAGTTCATATTCTTTCAGTGATGACTTGGTTAGGGCTGATGATGAGCCGTGTGACTCTTTGAAGGAAACCCACAAAGTTATGGTGAGGGAGAAAACCTTCTCTGGTCAGGGTCAAAAGGAAGGGCTGGAGCCAACATCTACTGAGGTGAATGGGTTTTCTGAAAGGACGAAGGGAAGCTCAAGAAGAAAAGTTGTGGGAGATAAGGTTCCTTTTGATGACTATATAGTGAAAGAAAATTCTCAAGGAGATAATAATTGCCACTCAATAATGGCTGAATCGAACGTTTCCAAAGTTAGGACAGCATCAAACACTGAAGAGCCTCCTAAGAAGGCTAATCAGAGAGGTAGCCTATCTGAACAAGACAGTATGGCAATACCTGTTGTGACAGAACATCCTGTTCAGGTTGGTAAGAAGAAGGCAAAGGGAAGTCATGACACCGTGGTTAtggaaagggaaaaagaaaagatcggATCTTCTTCGGCTCCTAAAACAAAAAGGAGTTCTGATGATAGTTCTGCATCaaaaaatgagaatgaagatGTTAGAGCACAAAAGAGTCTTGGAAAGACTCGAGATACATACAGAGATTTCTTTGGAGAATTGGAAGATGAGGAGGACAGAATCGATTCGCTAGAGACCCCATTTGAAGAAAAACCAAAGGAACCTGAGGTGGCTGAGAGGAGTGCACCTACAACTAGTTCTGGAGCAAAGGAGAGACCAGGTGCTAAGAAAGCTGATAAGCTGTTAACAGCTGAAATATACCCTAAATCAGCCACAAATATTTGGTGCACTGGAAATGCAAATGGTACCGATGCTGAGAGTGGAAAAGGGATTCCTGTAATGATACCTCCTGTTGAGATGGAAGATAATTGGGTGCAATGTGACAGATGTCATAAATGGCGTCTTCTTCCTGTTGGAACAAATCCTGATAACCTACCCGAAAAGTGGCTATGTAGTATGCTTAATTGGCT GCCGGACATGAATCGGTGTAGCTTTAGCGAGGATGAAACCACTAAAGCACTTATTGCATTATACCAAGGACCTCCTTTTGATGGTCAAAGCAACCTGCAAAATGTCTCTGGCAGTGTTATGGTGGGAGGAGCCATGCCAACATCCCAGAATCCTAACCAGTACCAGCTAAATAATGATGTGCATGTGGCACCTGGGGggaagaaaaagtttgtgaaggAGATACCAAATTctacaaataaagaaaacttttcTCAATCCTCATATCCTATGAAGAAAAACTTCACGTCAGCAGTGAAAAGTAGGAGTTTAAATGATGTGAACAAATCTCCTGTCATGAGTGAGGCTGATGTTCCATCAGAGAAACACAAAAATAAGCACAGGACGCAGGAGCACAGTTCTGACAGAG GTGATACAAAGAATATGAAGGTCAAAAGCAGGAGGGATCATGATCAAGATTTTCCTAGGCCATCCAAGAAATCTAAGACTGACAAGGCTCATTCTACCAATGAAGAGTGGGTAGAACAGAGTGGAACTACTAGGAAGGTGGGTGTTCAAAGTTCAAATAGCACTTTTCCAACTACTTCAGTTGGCAAAGATCGACCAAGACAGAAATCCCACTCTTCTTCAAGGGACTCCAAATCAAGAAAAGACAGGATTCCAGTTTCTGCTGAAAACACAAGAGATAAAGGTCAGGGTTCGTTGGATGAGGGATCTCTGGATCTGGGGAATTGTGATTCAATTGGTAGTGTGAAAAAAAGGAAACTGAAGGGATATCAGGATGCTATAACTTACAGCCCAGGTAATCCTCGCATACAGGAGAGCAAAACTTCTGAGCATGATTTCAGTGATTcaaggaaggaaaagaaggcaAAAAGTTCAAAATCTGGAGGCAAAGAATCAAGTACCAGTAAAGGTAGTGGTAGAACTGACAAAAAAGTTAGTCATGCAAAGAACCAGAAATTCAGGCAAAACCCTGAGAGCAGTCTGTCACAGCGGAGCTTGGATGGCATGGACTGTTCAAAAAGGGACTTGGGGTCTTTACAGGTTTCTGTTGCTGCCACTTCAAGCTCTTCTAAGGTTTCTGGCTCTCACAAAACCAAAGCCAGCTTCCAGGAAGTGAAGGGCTCACCAGTGGAATCAGTGTCTTCATCACCCATCCGAGTTTTAAATCCTGATAAGCTTTCAAACAAGGAAATTATAGGGAAAGATGATTCACGTGATGTTGCTGCTTTGGATAGTCCAAGAAGATGCTCAAATCGTGATGATGATGGTGGAAGTGATCGATCTGGAACGGCCAGGAAGGATAAATCTTTCACCATTGCCAACAGGCCAGATTTTCAGGACAAGGGTGTTAATTTTTCTGATACTAAGCTTAAAGCTGAAACAACCAGCTATTGTACAAATGGTGGTGTTGACACCATAGTCCCAGATGGGACCTATGCAGGCAAAGAGCATATTAAACATCCAGGTGAAGATAAAACTGATGTTTATCATGCTAATATGTCTCATACAAGGAAGAATGGCATAGAATCAGGTTTGGAGGACAACAATGACGGCTGTAAGTCAGAGTCCCATGCAGATAAGGTCAAGAATGCTAGTTCTTCAAGTCAACTGAAAAATCAGTCTCCTCTAGGTGAGACAAAGCATAAGGATGGAAAAAATAAGTTGCAGGAGAAGTTTGGGATCAAGCCTGACCAAAGTGAGAATATACACGGTGTCAAGAAAGATTATGCAGAGAAAATTGAGGCTAGGAAAAAAGAGAATCACTTAAATCGAGGTCATGACTTTCAAGATGTTAGTGTGGATGTCCTTTGCAAACAGGATGCATTTCATGCTCCCCCACAGACTCAGTTGCCAGACTCGGATAGATCCACAAAGAGGTCTCTGTTGGAAAGAACTGGTGATCAAGAAGTGCATGGAAAAGGGAAGCTGTTGTCATCATTGCCATCTGAAGGATCTCAAGTTGAGACATCGGGCCGATGCCCACGACCAGTTGGTTTACATAAAGGAAATGGTGATGTTGAAGTTGACCCTTCCAAAGTTGATGATGTGTCAAAGCTGCCAAAAAGGCAATCGAAAAAGACTGATCATCAAAATGGAAATCAGCAAACTGGTTCAAGAAATCCTGTACTTAATGGTCACAGGTCGAAGGAGCTTGATGCCCCTAGCCCAGTTAGAAGGGATTCTTACAGCCATGCTGCTAACAATGCTGTGAAAGAAGCTAAAGATCTTAAGCATCTGGCTGATCGTCTTAAG CATTCTGGATCCACTGGTGAGAGCACTAGTCTTTACTTCCAGGCAGCCCTCAAATTTCTTCACGGAGCCTCTCTGTTAGAATCTGGCAACAGTGATAATTCTAAACACAGTGAGATGattcaatcaaaacaaatgTATAGTAGCACTGCAAAATTGTGCGA GTTTTGTGCCCACGAATATGAGAAATCAAAAGACATGGCTTCAGCTGCACTAGCCTACAAATGCATGGAGGTAGCATATATGAGGGTAGTATATTCTTCACACACTAGTGCAAGCAGAGATCGGCATGAGTTGCACAATACACTGCAAATGATTCCTCTTG GTGAGTCTCCATCGTCATCTGCCTCTGATGTTGACAATGTTAACAACTCTACAGCTGCTGAAAAGGTTGTCACCATATCTAAGAGTGTCAATTCGCCCCAAGTAGCTGGAAACCATGTTGTTGCTGCACGACATCGTCCTAATTTTGTGCGATTGCTCGGTTTT GCTCAGGATGTTACTTTTGCCATGGAAGCATCAAGGAAATCACGGAATGCTTTTGCAGCTGCTAATTCAAGCCTAGGTGTGGGCAAGAATGCAGAAGGTATCTCCTCTATCAAAAAGGCTCTTGATTTTAGCTTTCAAGATGTGGAAGGGTTACTTCGTTTGGTACGGGTTGCTGTGGAGGCCATTAATCGTTAA